From the genome of Rhineura floridana isolate rRhiFlo1 chromosome 7, rRhiFlo1.hap2, whole genome shotgun sequence, one region includes:
- the NKX2-3 gene encoding homeobox protein Nkx-2.3 has product MMLPNPATSTPFSVKDILKLEQQRLSGPLEPPFRAPASCLLECRSFSDGEDDEDEEEKLPFLSSMAAAAAGKSPRDGGLSPRSYVQAVLRSTCEAKGLAEEGEPALTSGAVTSLSLSVSPLSAGKEPAVESSERPKARGRRKPRVLFSQAQVFELERRFQQQRYLSAPERELLASSLKLTSTQVKIWFQNRRYKCKRQRQDKALELGGPTVGAPAPPQQPPPPRRVAVPVLVRDGKPCLGGSQAYSAPYNSAAAYPYNGFPNYAYGGSPAAAYGAGYGCSYPAANSGGPSVQPPAGPYVNMGGFAGSAQPLHQGAAGPSCSQGIRAW; this is encoded by the exons ATGATGCTCCCTAACCCCGCCACCTCCACCCCCTTCTCGGTCAAGGACATCCTTAAACTGGAGCAGCAACGCCTCAGCGGCCCCCTCGAGCCACCCTTCCGCGCACCTGCCTCCTGCCTGCTGGAGTGCCGCAGCTTCTCAGACGGGGAGGACGACGAAGACGAGGAGGAGAAGCTGCCTTTCCTAAGCTCcatggcagcggcagcagcggggAAGAGCCCAAGGGATGGGGGGCTCTCCCCACGGAGCTACGTGCAGGCGGTGCTGCGGAGCACCTGCGAGGCCAAAGGACTTGCGGAAGAGGGAGAACCGGCACTGACTTCTGGAGCCG tcacctctctctctctctctgtctcccctctctctgcagggaaggagCCCGCGGTGGAGTCGTCGGAGCGGCCCAAGGCGCGTGGCCGGAGGAAGCCGCGGGTGCTCTTCTCGCAAGCGCAGGTCTTCGAGCTGGAGCGGCGCTTCCAGCAGCAGCGCTACCTGTCGGCTCCCGAGCGCGAGCTCCTGGCCAGCAGTCTCAAGCTCACGTCCACACAGGTGAAGATCTGGTTCCAGAACCGGCGCTACAAGTGCAAGCGGCAGCGGCAGGACAAGGCCCTGGAATTGGGCGGCCCGACGGTTGGGGCGCCGGCACCGCCACAGCAGCCCCCGCCGCCCCGTCGGGTGGCCGTGCCTGTGCTAGTGAGGGACGGCAAGCCCTGCCTGGGCGGCTCGCAGGCCTACAGCGCGCCCTACAATTCCGCCGCCGCCTACCCTTACAACGGCTTTCCCAACTATGCCTATGGCGGTTCTCCGGCAGCGGCTTATGGAGCCGGCTACGGCTGCAGCTACCCCGCGGCCAACAGCGGGGGCCCGTCGGTGCAGCCGCCTGCCGGTCCTTACGTGAACATGGGTGGCTTTGCCGGCAGCGCTCAGCCCTTGCACCAGGGGGCCGCCGGGCCTTCGTGTAGTCAGGGCATCCGAGCCTGGTAG